The following coding sequences lie in one Pan paniscus chromosome X, NHGRI_mPanPan1-v2.0_pri, whole genome shotgun sequence genomic window:
- the LOC100980311 gene encoding X antigen family member 1 isoform X2, with amino-acid sequence MRCHAHGPSCLVTAITGEEGGPRSGGAQGKLGCCWGYPSPRSTWNPDRRFWTPQTGPGEGRHERHTQTQNHTASPRSPVMESPKKKNQQLKVRILHLGSRPKKIRIQLRSQCVTWKVICKSCISQTPGINLDLGSGVKVKIIPKEEHCKMPEAGEEQPQV; translated from the exons ATGCGGTGCCACGCCCATGGACCTTCTTGTCTTGTCACGGCCATaactggggaggaaggagggccGAGGAGTGGAGGGGCTCAGGGGAAGCTGGGGTGCTGTTGGGGGTATCCGAGTCCCAGAAGCACCTGGAACCCCGACAGAAGATTCTGGACTCCCCAGACGGGACCAGGAGAGGGACGGCATGAGCG acacacacaaacacagaaccACACAGCCAGTCCCAGGAGCCCAGTAATGGAGAGCCCCAAAAAGAAGAACCAGCAGCTGAAAGTCAGGATCCTACACCTGGGCAGCAGACCGAAGAAGATCAGGATACAGCTGAGATCCCAG TGCGTGACATGGAAGGTGATCTGCAAGAGCTGCATCAGTCAAACACCGGGGATAAATCTGGATTTGGGTTCCGGCGTCAAGGTGAAGATAATACCTAAAGAGGAACACTGTAAAATGCCAGAAGCAG GTGAAGAGCAACCACAAGTTTAA
- the LOC100980311 gene encoding X antigen family member 1 isoform X1: MLLWCPPQCACSLGVFPSAPSPVWGTRRSCEPATRVPEVWILSPLLRHGGHTQTQNHTASPRSPVMESPKKKNQQLKVRILHLGSRPKKIRIQLRSQCVTWKVICKSCISQTPGINLDLGSGVKVKIIPKEEHCKMPEAGEEQPQV, from the exons ATGCTCCTTTGGTGCCCACCTCAGTGCGCATGTTCACTGGGCGTCTTCCCATCGGCCCCTTCGCCAGTGTGGGGAACGCGACGGAGCTGTGAGCCGGCGACTCGGGTCCCTGAGGTCTGGATTCTTTCTCCGCTACTGAGACACGGCGG acacacacaaacacagaaccACACAGCCAGTCCCAGGAGCCCAGTAATGGAGAGCCCCAAAAAGAAGAACCAGCAGCTGAAAGTCAGGATCCTACACCTGGGCAGCAGACCGAAGAAGATCAGGATACAGCTGAGATCCCAG TGCGTGACATGGAAGGTGATCTGCAAGAGCTGCATCAGTCAAACACCGGGGATAAATCTGGATTTGGGTTCCGGCGTCAAGGTGAAGATAATACCTAAAGAGGAACACTGTAAAATGCCAGAAGCAG GTGAAGAGCAACCACAAGTTTAA